In the Candidatus Palauibacter scopulicola genome, one interval contains:
- a CDS encoding penicillin-binding transpeptidase domain-containing protein encodes MTRFGIHSTTQVEGAAGDAREAALVRTQRVRHRALGIAFTVVALAYTVRLGDLQILESEAHRARQVAQSAEWELLPAVRGRILDRRGRVLAAPDTRYQVFLAVDELRVDRAGAIEAVASVVPVAAERRRAVAQAEGGWSLVAGDVSDEERVRLQRTVGRGIYFESRSAREYPRSMGRRLIGAVGADGRGGTGLEADLDAWLVGEPGRAEVRLDGHRNAYRPPGGQVVEAVPGHDVVLTLDAELQRIAENELARAIAKTGAGGGDIVLLDPRTGEILALASERTDGAVDRISGLSDPYEPGSTLKPFLLASLLSEGVVDLDEIVDVEDGRLRIGSRVISDVHGYDTLSVRGIISKSSNVGAAKLSARLTPAVQHRYLRDFGFGMRTQLGYLSESPGRLGRPESWTSLSPASHAIGYEISATSLQLAIAYGAIANGGVLMRPRLVREIRDPFGHLVQRFDPSPVRRVISEEVAAAVRGVLEEVVREGTGTLASMARFAVAGKTGTARLAVDGRYAPGRYRASFVGFAPADDPRLVILTRLEDPRGGVYYGGAIAAPTSQATLRAALAADGVQVDPRLVVSDARPRPWSGGPAAGAPEGAVVFVSSGTGATGAAAGGTDVSRRGVVALPDLSGLAARAAVARLHALGLRVEWRGQGSVAGQSPAPGSELSRGATVVLR; translated from the coding sequence GTGACGCGTTTCGGCATTCACAGCACGACGCAGGTCGAGGGCGCGGCGGGCGATGCGCGGGAGGCGGCGCTCGTGCGCACGCAGCGCGTCCGGCATCGTGCGCTGGGCATCGCGTTCACCGTCGTGGCGTTGGCGTACACCGTGCGTTTGGGCGACCTCCAGATCCTGGAGAGCGAGGCGCATCGCGCGAGACAGGTCGCGCAGAGCGCGGAGTGGGAGTTGTTGCCCGCCGTACGAGGGCGGATTCTGGATCGTCGCGGCCGGGTCCTCGCGGCGCCGGACACGCGATACCAGGTCTTCCTTGCCGTCGACGAACTGCGGGTCGACCGGGCCGGAGCCATCGAGGCCGTCGCCTCGGTCGTGCCCGTCGCCGCGGAGCGCCGTCGCGCCGTCGCGCAGGCTGAGGGCGGCTGGTCTCTCGTTGCGGGCGACGTGAGCGATGAAGAGCGTGTTCGACTGCAACGGACGGTCGGACGGGGAATCTACTTCGAGAGCCGATCGGCGAGAGAATACCCCCGCAGCATGGGCCGCCGCCTCATCGGGGCCGTCGGGGCCGATGGCCGGGGCGGAACGGGTCTTGAAGCCGACCTCGACGCCTGGTTGGTCGGCGAGCCCGGCCGCGCGGAGGTTCGGCTCGATGGCCATCGCAACGCCTACCGTCCACCCGGCGGACAGGTCGTCGAGGCGGTGCCCGGACACGATGTCGTGCTCACGCTCGACGCCGAACTGCAGCGGATCGCCGAGAACGAACTTGCGCGCGCGATCGCCAAGACGGGGGCGGGCGGGGGCGACATCGTCCTCCTCGACCCGCGCACCGGCGAAATCCTCGCGCTGGCGAGCGAGCGCACCGACGGGGCGGTCGACCGGATCTCGGGCCTCAGCGATCCGTACGAACCCGGCTCCACGCTGAAGCCCTTCCTTCTCGCGTCGCTCCTCAGCGAGGGTGTCGTCGACCTGGACGAGATCGTGGATGTGGAGGACGGCAGGCTGCGGATCGGCTCGAGGGTGATCTCGGACGTCCACGGCTACGACACGCTCAGCGTCCGCGGGATCATCTCGAAGTCGAGCAACGTGGGGGCCGCGAAGCTGTCCGCCCGCCTGACGCCCGCGGTCCAGCACCGCTACCTGCGGGACTTCGGCTTCGGCATGCGGACGCAACTGGGGTACCTGTCCGAGTCGCCGGGGCGCCTCGGCCGGCCGGAGTCGTGGACCTCGCTGAGCCCCGCTTCGCACGCGATCGGGTACGAGATCTCCGCCACGTCCCTGCAGCTCGCCATCGCCTACGGCGCCATTGCGAACGGCGGCGTGCTGATGCGGCCGCGCCTCGTCCGGGAGATACGGGACCCGTTCGGGCACCTCGTGCAGCGCTTCGACCCGAGTCCCGTGCGGCGCGTCATATCCGAGGAGGTCGCGGCCGCGGTTCGCGGGGTGCTGGAGGAGGTCGTCCGCGAGGGTACCGGAACGCTCGCGAGCATGGCGCGCTTCGCGGTGGCCGGGAAGACCGGAACGGCCCGCCTCGCCGTGGACGGCCGCTACGCGCCCGGCCGCTACCGCGCCTCCTTCGTCGGCTTCGCGCCGGCGGATGACCCGCGGCTCGTCATCCTCACGCGACTCGAAGACCCGAGGGGAGGCGTCTATTACGGGGGCGCGATCGCGGCCCCCACCAGCCAGGCGACCCTCCGGGCGGCGCTCGCGGCCGATGGCGTGCAGGTGGATCCGCGGCTGGTCGTCTCCGACGCCCGTCCCCGGCCCTGGTCCGGCGGTCCGGCGGCCGGCGCGCCGGAAGGCGCCGTCGTCTTCGTCTCCAGCGGGACGGGCGCGACCGGCGCGGCCGCCGGCGGGACCGACGTGAGCCGGCGGGGCGTCGTCGCGCTACCGGACCTGTCGGGACTCGCCGCGCGGGCGGCCGTCGCGCGCCTGCACGCGCTCGGCCTCCGCGTCGAATGGCGCGGACAGGGGAGCGTCGCGGGACAGAGCCCCGCTCCCGGGAGCGAGCTGTCCCGGGGTGCAACCGTCGTCTTGAGATAG
- the rsmH gene encoding 16S rRNA (cytosine(1402)-N(4))-methyltransferase RsmH produces the protein MTEETFRHTPVMPDEVLRWLRPECGGVFLDATVGGAGHAIRLLEAGSAVRVIGIDRDAEAIEAAKRRLASAGERVKLIQANFRDVARPEFAAEMDGLAGALMDLGVSSHQIDTQERGFSFRPGTPLRMRMDEGARETRSAAELLNRADERELGRVFRDGEERRWRTLSREVVRRRKIRPFSTSDDLVAALSAVLGRSAREKQKARLFQALRIAVNDELAALNEGLEGIRVRLAPGGRLAVLSYHSLEDRLVKDAFRSWSADCRCPPGLPECRCGGRSLGRALTRRPLRPSAEEVARNPRARSARLRVWEKRGTDERAGGA, from the coding sequence GTGACAGAGGAGACGTTTCGGCACACGCCGGTCATGCCGGATGAGGTGCTGCGGTGGCTTCGCCCGGAGTGCGGAGGCGTTTTCCTGGATGCGACGGTCGGCGGTGCGGGGCATGCGATCCGGCTGCTGGAAGCAGGATCGGCCGTGCGCGTGATCGGGATCGACCGCGATGCGGAGGCGATCGAGGCCGCGAAGCGGCGGCTCGCCTCGGCGGGCGAAAGGGTGAAGCTGATACAGGCGAACTTCAGGGACGTCGCTCGTCCGGAGTTCGCCGCGGAAATGGACGGTCTGGCGGGAGCCCTGATGGACCTGGGCGTCTCGTCGCACCAGATCGACACACAGGAGCGCGGTTTTTCGTTCCGCCCGGGTACGCCGTTGCGGATGCGGATGGACGAAGGGGCGCGCGAGACAAGGTCCGCGGCCGAGCTGTTGAATCGGGCGGACGAACGCGAGTTGGGCCGGGTCTTCCGCGATGGGGAAGAGCGTAGGTGGCGGACGCTCTCACGTGAGGTGGTGCGGCGGAGGAAGATCCGGCCCTTCAGCACAAGCGACGACCTCGTGGCGGCGTTGTCCGCGGTGCTGGGTCGTTCGGCACGGGAGAAGCAGAAGGCCAGGCTGTTCCAGGCTTTGCGGATCGCGGTCAACGACGAGCTGGCCGCGCTGAACGAGGGGCTGGAAGGGATACGAGTCCGGCTCGCACCGGGTGGGCGGCTGGCGGTGCTGTCGTACCACTCGCTCGAGGACCGGTTGGTAAAGGACGCGTTCCGGAGCTGGTCCGCCGACTGCCGCTGTCCTCCGGGTCTCCCGGAGTGCCGGTGTGGGGGAAGGTCGCTGGGGCGGGCGCTGACGCGCCGGCCCTTGCGCCCGTCGGCCGAGGAGGTGGCCCGGAATCCGCGGGCGCGCAGCGCGCGACTCCGGGTGTGGGAGAAGCGCGGCACGGACGAGCGGGCGGGCGGCGCATGA
- a CDS encoding tetratricopeptide repeat protein, with product MRSTRNILPWVAAGVAVLSLPAAPRALEAQTSDLLILVAPVAVTEPVDRRFGERIAEEIRDGLKIFPGYIAIERDDARDLIDDYDLDERTMSAIEWQQLGMQMNAALVMVGTAVAVPGGVEVDVNFLEPNSGDRLPMVAFTVADDDSHEVAGAQIMGQLGQGVEYLRSLAFCGDYLASEQPMDAISNCNAALALNPASDRAHYLRGRAHMLNEAWGEAAADLQGVVDNNASDTDALESLAFTYAQLGDGAASLRYYQRFLDFRPDDVDTRLRIAYELTQAERWTETVQLLQDGVERAPDNVGLLEYLTAASLEAGQTAGEVTDPAMIRVAVDASGKLVALQGDAVNPSTLSNATNAYMLLEEYDNALAFSDQALAAISSSDGSGEGEMSREELLAQVHASRSTIYDRMENPEMGVAELEQALAYNPNVPNGRQRLAALKMKAGDTEGAVADFRAAVAAGADANQVGNAIFSLGYNSYYVPQTRVEYGSIDLGELNTALDLLDVATEFVQDTDLSQQIHFFLAYGYFLRGSAFDSRNEADMACAPARTALGAFQRVSPHLAQAGTVQAANQEQIRVAIDQQLYRQESIIEESCSRS from the coding sequence TTCTCCCGTGGGTGGCGGCCGGAGTCGCCGTCCTCTCCCTGCCGGCGGCGCCCCGGGCGCTCGAAGCGCAGACGAGCGACCTGCTGATCCTCGTCGCCCCCGTCGCGGTGACCGAGCCGGTGGACCGCCGTTTCGGCGAGCGCATCGCCGAGGAAATCCGGGACGGGCTCAAGATCTTCCCCGGCTACATCGCCATCGAACGCGACGATGCCCGGGATCTGATCGACGATTACGATCTCGATGAGAGAACGATGTCCGCGATCGAGTGGCAGCAGTTGGGGATGCAGATGAACGCCGCCCTCGTCATGGTCGGGACCGCGGTCGCGGTCCCCGGCGGGGTTGAAGTCGACGTCAACTTCCTTGAGCCCAACAGCGGGGACCGGCTCCCGATGGTGGCGTTCACGGTGGCGGACGACGACTCCCACGAAGTGGCGGGCGCCCAGATCATGGGACAGCTCGGGCAGGGGGTCGAGTACCTCCGCTCGCTCGCGTTCTGCGGCGACTACCTCGCCTCCGAACAGCCCATGGACGCGATCTCGAACTGCAACGCGGCCCTGGCGCTCAACCCCGCCAGCGACCGGGCGCACTATCTGCGCGGCCGCGCGCACATGCTCAACGAGGCTTGGGGGGAGGCGGCCGCCGACCTGCAGGGTGTTGTCGACAACAACGCGTCGGACACCGACGCCCTGGAATCCCTCGCGTTCACGTACGCCCAGTTGGGCGACGGCGCCGCGTCGCTGCGCTACTACCAGCGGTTTCTCGACTTCCGGCCGGACGATGTCGACACGCGGCTGCGGATCGCCTACGAGCTCACGCAGGCCGAGCGCTGGACCGAGACGGTGCAGCTCCTCCAGGACGGCGTGGAGCGCGCGCCGGACAACGTGGGCCTGCTCGAATACCTGACGGCCGCGTCGCTGGAGGCCGGGCAGACCGCCGGGGAAGTCACCGATCCCGCCATGATCCGGGTCGCCGTCGATGCGTCGGGCAAGCTCGTGGCGCTGCAGGGCGACGCCGTGAACCCCTCGACGCTCTCCAACGCGACGAACGCGTACATGCTCCTCGAGGAGTACGACAACGCGCTCGCCTTCTCGGATCAGGCGCTCGCGGCGATTTCGAGTTCCGACGGCAGCGGCGAAGGCGAGATGTCCCGCGAGGAGTTGCTCGCCCAGGTGCACGCTTCTCGCTCAACGATCTACGATCGGATGGAGAATCCGGAGATGGGCGTGGCGGAGCTGGAGCAGGCGCTGGCGTACAACCCGAACGTGCCGAACGGACGGCAGCGCCTTGCGGCGCTCAAGATGAAGGCAGGTGACACGGAGGGGGCCGTGGCGGACTTCCGCGCCGCCGTTGCAGCCGGGGCGGATGCGAACCAGGTGGGCAACGCGATCTTCAGCCTGGGATACAACAGCTATTATGTCCCGCAGACCCGAGTTGAATACGGCTCGATCGACCTGGGTGAACTCAATACGGCGCTGGATCTGCTCGACGTGGCCACGGAATTCGTCCAGGATACGGATCTCTCGCAGCAGATCCACTTCTTCCTGGCGTACGGGTACTTCCTCCGGGGGAGCGCCTTCGACAGCCGCAATGAGGCGGACATGGCCTGCGCGCCGGCGCGCACCGCTCTTGGCGCCTTCCAGCGCGTGAGTCCGCACTTGGCGCAGGCGGGTACCGTGCAGGCGGCCAACCAGGAGCAGATCCGCGTAGCGATCGATCAGCAGTTGTACCGCCAGGAGTCGATCATCGAGGAGTCCTGCAGCCGCTCGTAG